Genomic window (Pseudomonas sp. MM211):
GCTTGCAGGGCACTGTGGGTGGCCGCCGGCTGCGTATTGGCCAGCCCGCGTTCGTCAGCGCACTCAGCGCCAGCCCAGCACCCGATATTCCGGGGGATCAGGGCCAATGGCTGCTGCTCGGTGATGAACAGGGCCCACTGGCCTGGTTCGTCCTCGATGATCGCCTGCGTGACGACGCCCCTGCGCTGATCGAGGCAGCCCGTGCTCGTAACTGGCAGATTCTCCTGCTCAGCGGCGACAGTTCACCCATGGTCGGCGAAGTGGCCACTCAACTGGGTATCGAGCAAGCACAGGGTGGTCTGACACCGGATGCCAAGCTGGCCATTCTCCGCGACCTGCAAGCACAAGGGCGGCGCGTGCTGATGCTTGGCGATGGCGTCAACGACGTGCCGGTACTCGCCGGAGCCGATATCAGCGTGGCCATGGGCTCGGCCTCCGACCTGGCAAAGACCAGCGCCGACGCGGTGCTGCTATCCAATCGCCTGAGCAGCCTGGTCGACGCCCTGCGCCTGGCCCGTCGCACCCGCACCATCATCATCGAAAACCTGGCCTGGGCCGGGCTGTACAATGGCCTGGTACTGCCCTTCGCGGCCCTCGGCTGGATCACCCCGATCTGGGCCGCGCTGGGCATGTCGTTCAGTTCGTTGCTGGTGGTGCTCAATGCGCTGCGCCTGGGGAAATCATCATGACCGCCTTGTACATCCTGATTCCCGTTGCCCTGCTGCTGGTCGCCTTTGCCGTGTGGCTGTTCTTCTGGGCGGTCGACAGCGGCCAGTACGACGACCTCGACAGCCCGGCCCATCGCATCCTTTTCGACGACGATGACCCGCGCCATAAAGCGGCGGTGAAGCAGGCCAGCGAGCCAGACCAGAAACCCCATGACTGACCTGCTGCCGCAATTGCTGTCCGCGCTGATTCTGGGGCTGCTCGGCGGCGGTCATTGCCTGGGCATGTGCGGCGGGCTGATGGGCGCCCTGACCCTGGCCATTCCTCCTGAGCAGCGTGATCAGCGCTTGCGCCTGCTACTGGCCTATAACGCCGGTCGCATTCTCAGCTATGCCGCCGCAGGACTATTGCTCGGCCTGGCGGGTTGGGCACTGGCCAGCGGCCCGCTGGCGGTCGTACTGCGAAGCATCGCCGGCGTGCTGTTGATCGTCATGGGTCTCTATCTGGCGGGCTGGTGGAGCGGCCTGACGCGCATCGAAGCACTGGGCCGCGGCCTGTGGCGACATCTGCAGCCGCTTGCCCGCCGGCTCATGCCGATCACCAGCCCATCTCGTGCACTGCTCCTCGGCGGCCTGTGGGGCTGGCTGCCCTGCGGGCTGGTCTACAGCACCCTGCTGTGGGCGGCCAGCCAGGGCAACGCCCTGCACAGCGCTGCCTTGATGCTGGCATTCGGCGTCGGCACCCTGCCGGTGCTGCTGGCCACCGGCCTGGCGGCCGAGCGCATGGGCCGCCTGCTGCGCCAGCGTGGCGTGCGCGTGGCGGGTGGCCTGCTGGTGATCCTGTTCGGCCTGTGGACACTACCCGGCCCGCACCAGCATTGGCTGATGGGGCACTAAGGCAACAGCCAGTAGCCTGGGTTGAGCGCAGCGATACCCAGGGCACCGTTCTCCCGGGCTCAGCTGAGCTCAACCCAGGCTACTTGAAGCCATCTCGTTGCCTGGCCAAGAGACAGGCGCAACGGTAGCGCTCTGCCGCGCCCCCATGACTCAGATCAAAAAGCCCCGCCCAGGCGCGCCCTAGACTGCCGAGCACTCAACGCTGAAGCGGAACTCGCCATGCTCGACGCCATCCAGTGGGATTCCGACCTGATCCGCCGATACGATCAAGCCGGCCC
Coding sequences:
- the ccoS gene encoding cbb3-type cytochrome oxidase assembly protein CcoS translates to MTALYILIPVALLLVAFAVWLFFWAVDSGQYDDLDSPAHRILFDDDDPRHKAAVKQASEPDQKPHD
- a CDS encoding sulfite exporter TauE/SafE family protein yields the protein MTDLLPQLLSALILGLLGGGHCLGMCGGLMGALTLAIPPEQRDQRLRLLLAYNAGRILSYAAAGLLLGLAGWALASGPLAVVLRSIAGVLLIVMGLYLAGWWSGLTRIEALGRGLWRHLQPLARRLMPITSPSRALLLGGLWGWLPCGLVYSTLLWAASQGNALHSAALMLAFGVGTLPVLLATGLAAERMGRLLRQRGVRVAGGLLVILFGLWTLPGPHQHWLMGH